A window of the Streptomyces luomodiensis genome harbors these coding sequences:
- a CDS encoding PIG-L deacetylase family protein: MATVLAFHAHPDDEALLTGGTLARLADEGHRVVLVVATDGLMGAVPANGEAPRMRELRTSAAVLGVDRVVHLGYADSGHGPLLYPDPPDRTRFARADTEEAAERLAAVLRAEDAAMLIGYDANGGYGHRDHVKVHEVGRRAAELAGTPRVLEATMPRDTAERLVRLVRLLRIPLRFDPDELSMRFSARSAITHRYDVRRYARQKQAALAAHHSQLNGTGRMSAVMRTMTRLPLPLFGLLLGQEWFIDTSSSRPAQR; encoded by the coding sequence ATGGCCACCGTCCTGGCGTTCCACGCCCACCCCGATGACGAGGCACTGCTGACCGGAGGCACGCTCGCCCGGCTCGCCGACGAGGGGCACCGGGTGGTGCTCGTGGTCGCGACGGACGGCCTGATGGGCGCCGTCCCGGCGAACGGCGAAGCACCCCGCATGCGCGAACTGCGGACGAGCGCGGCCGTGCTCGGGGTCGACCGTGTCGTCCACCTCGGCTACGCGGACAGCGGCCACGGCCCGCTCCTCTACCCGGACCCGCCGGACCGTACGCGCTTCGCGCGGGCGGATACGGAGGAGGCGGCGGAGCGGCTGGCGGCGGTCCTGCGCGCGGAGGACGCGGCGATGCTGATCGGGTACGACGCCAACGGCGGCTACGGCCACCGCGACCACGTCAAGGTGCACGAGGTGGGGCGGCGAGCCGCCGAACTGGCCGGGACCCCGAGGGTGCTGGAGGCGACGATGCCGCGCGACACCGCCGAGCGCCTGGTCCGGCTCGTACGGCTGCTGCGGATACCGCTGCGCTTCGACCCCGACGAGCTCAGCATGCGCTTCAGCGCGCGCTCGGCCATCACCCACCGCTACGACGTGCGCCGCTACGCCCGCCAGAAGCAGGCGGCCCTGGCCGCCCACCACTCCCAGCTGAACGGGACCGGCCGCATGAGCGCCGTCATGCGGACGATGACCCGGCTACCGCTACCGCTCTTCGGGTTGCTGCTGGGCCAGGAGTGGTTCATCGACACCTCCAGCTCCCGGCCCGCGCAGCGCTAG
- a CDS encoding GH92 family glycosyl hydrolase, whose translation MRQRQPLRRWRGIGRPAALVAAVVLAMTAQGGAVAAPADPASAHHADRTFASSFESDDPQPDWRNTVETGPDGEKKASGVDGSYSAGIPGNVTDKVTEVRASGENTAGGETKENLVDGEVTTKWLAVDTTAWLEFDLSEPVEAVRYALTSANDAPGRDPKDWTLKGSANGSDWTTLDTRKDETFSSRQQTREFTFDNGTAYQHFRLEISRNAGDDLIQLAEVQFANGDTSTPAPSDMRTQIDRGPTGSPTAKPNAGFTGTHALRYAGTHKPDGRAYSYNKVFDVDTAVTRDTSLSYQIFPSMPETDLNYPATHVSVDLAFTDGTYLSELPGAVDQHGARMSPQGQAAAKTLYVNQWNHVESRIGSVAAGKTVDRILVAYDSPKGAAQFRGWVDDVSIAPKAPEKPLGHLSDYAVTTRGTNSSGSFSRGNNFPATAVPNGFNFWTPVTNAGSTDWLYQYARANNADNLPTIQAFSASHEPSPWMGDRQTFQVMPSAAADVPDASRTARALPFRHEKETARPYYYGVTFENGLKAEIAPTDHAAAMRFTYPGQDASVLFDNVNNNGGLTLDAEHGVISGYSDVKSGLSTGATRMFVYGVFDAPVSASGKLEGGGGKDVTGYFRFKPGKDRKVTLRLATSLIGVDQAKANLDRELPASRSFERVKRAAQSAWDDIMGRIEVEGADHDQLTTLYSSLYRLYLYPNSAYENTGTTAKPRYQYASAFSPATGENTPTHTGAKIVDGKVYVNNGFWDTYRTTWPAYSLLTPKRAGTMVDGFVQQYKDGGWISRWSSPGYADLMTGTSSDVAFADAYLKGVKFDAEAAYEAALKNATAAPPSSGVGRKGMSTSPFLGYTSTETHEGLSWALEGYLNDFGLAKMGEALYAKTKKARYKEESEYFLHRAQGYVSLFDDKAGFFQGKDAAGKWRVDSDKYDPRIWGNDYTETNGWGYAFTAPQDSRGLANLYGGRAGLAKKLDTYFSTPETASPEFVGSYGGVIHEMTEARDVRMGMYGHSNQVAHHVTYMYDAAGQPWKTQEKVREVLSRLYTGSEIGQGYHGDEDNGEQSAWYIFSSLGFYPLVMGGSEYAVGSPQFTKATVHLENGRDLVIKAPRNSRTNIYVQGLKVNGTAWNSTALPHEILARGGTLEFTMGAKPSKWGTGKNAAPSSITQDDKVPTPRHDLTVPSGGTALLDNTSGTEATFESVDLPVTEAGRAVQYTLTSSDRGKAPTGWVLQGSRDGKDWKDLDRRSDESFTWDKQTRVFSVRTPGTYEHYRLVANGKATLAEVELLS comes from the coding sequence ATGCGACAGAGACAACCACTAAGACGATGGCGTGGGATCGGACGGCCGGCCGCCCTGGTGGCGGCCGTCGTACTGGCGATGACCGCCCAGGGCGGCGCGGTCGCCGCCCCCGCCGACCCGGCCTCCGCGCACCACGCCGACCGCACGTTCGCCTCGTCCTTCGAATCGGACGACCCCCAGCCCGACTGGCGCAACACCGTCGAGACCGGCCCCGACGGCGAGAAGAAGGCGTCGGGGGTGGACGGAAGCTACTCCGCCGGGATACCCGGCAACGTCACGGACAAGGTCACCGAGGTCCGGGCGAGCGGGGAGAACACCGCGGGCGGGGAGACCAAGGAGAACCTGGTCGACGGCGAGGTCACCACCAAGTGGCTGGCCGTCGACACCACCGCCTGGCTCGAGTTCGACCTGAGCGAGCCGGTCGAGGCCGTCCGCTACGCCCTCACCTCCGCCAACGACGCCCCCGGCCGGGACCCGAAGGACTGGACCCTCAAGGGCTCCGCCAACGGCTCCGACTGGACGACGCTGGACACCCGTAAGGACGAGACCTTCTCCTCGCGCCAGCAGACGCGGGAGTTCACCTTCGACAACGGCACGGCGTACCAGCACTTCCGGCTGGAGATCAGCCGCAACGCCGGGGACGACCTCATCCAGCTCGCCGAGGTGCAGTTCGCGAACGGCGACACCAGTACGCCCGCCCCCTCCGACATGCGCACCCAGATCGACCGCGGCCCGACCGGCTCCCCCACCGCCAAACCCAACGCGGGCTTCACCGGCACCCACGCCCTGCGTTACGCGGGCACCCACAAGCCGGACGGCCGGGCGTACTCGTACAACAAGGTCTTCGACGTCGACACGGCCGTCACCCGGGACACCTCGCTGTCCTACCAGATCTTCCCGTCGATGCCCGAGACGGACCTCAACTACCCGGCCACCCACGTCTCCGTCGATCTCGCCTTCACCGACGGCACCTACCTCAGCGAGCTGCCCGGCGCGGTCGACCAGCACGGCGCCCGGATGAGCCCGCAGGGCCAGGCCGCCGCCAAGACGCTCTACGTCAACCAGTGGAACCACGTGGAGTCGCGGATCGGGTCGGTCGCCGCCGGCAAGACGGTGGACCGGATACTCGTGGCCTACGACTCCCCCAAGGGCGCCGCGCAGTTCCGCGGCTGGGTGGACGACGTCTCGATCGCCCCCAAGGCCCCCGAGAAGCCGCTGGGGCACCTGTCCGACTACGCCGTGACCACCCGCGGCACCAACTCCAGCGGCAGCTTCTCGCGCGGCAACAACTTCCCGGCCACCGCGGTCCCCAACGGCTTCAACTTCTGGACTCCGGTGACCAACGCGGGCTCCACCGACTGGCTCTACCAGTACGCCCGCGCCAACAACGCCGACAACCTCCCCACCATCCAGGCGTTCAGCGCGAGCCATGAGCCCAGCCCCTGGATGGGCGACCGGCAGACCTTCCAGGTGATGCCGTCCGCCGCGGCCGATGTCCCGGACGCCTCCCGGACCGCCCGCGCCCTGCCCTTCCGCCATGAGAAGGAGACCGCCCGCCCCTACTACTACGGGGTGACCTTCGAGAACGGCCTCAAGGCGGAGATCGCGCCCACCGATCACGCCGCGGCCATGCGGTTCACCTATCCGGGCCAGGACGCGAGCGTTCTCTTCGACAACGTCAACAACAACGGCGGGCTGACCCTCGACGCCGAGCACGGCGTCATATCCGGCTACTCCGACGTCAAGAGCGGACTGTCCACCGGCGCCACCCGGATGTTCGTCTACGGGGTCTTCGACGCCCCGGTGAGCGCGAGCGGCAAGCTGGAGGGCGGCGGCGGCAAGGACGTCACCGGCTACTTCCGCTTCAAGCCGGGCAAGGACCGTAAGGTCACCCTGCGGCTGGCCACCTCCCTCATCGGCGTCGACCAGGCGAAGGCCAACCTCGACCGGGAGTTGCCCGCGTCAAGGTCGTTCGAGCGGGTCAAGCGGGCCGCGCAGAGCGCCTGGGACGACATCATGGGCCGTATCGAGGTCGAGGGCGCGGACCACGACCAGCTCACCACGCTCTACTCCAGCCTCTACCGGCTGTACCTGTATCCCAACTCCGCCTACGAGAACACCGGGACGACGGCGAAGCCGCGGTACCAGTACGCCAGCGCCTTCTCCCCGGCCACCGGGGAGAACACCCCGACCCACACCGGCGCGAAGATCGTCGACGGCAAGGTGTACGTCAACAACGGCTTCTGGGACACCTACCGCACCACCTGGCCGGCCTACTCCCTGCTGACCCCGAAGCGGGCGGGCACGATGGTCGACGGCTTCGTCCAGCAGTACAAGGACGGCGGCTGGATCTCCCGCTGGTCCTCACCGGGCTACGCCGATCTGATGACCGGCACCAGCTCGGACGTGGCCTTCGCCGACGCGTATCTGAAGGGCGTGAAGTTCGACGCCGAGGCCGCGTACGAGGCGGCCCTGAAGAACGCCACCGCCGCTCCGCCCTCGTCGGGCGTCGGCCGTAAGGGCATGTCCACCTCGCCCTTCCTGGGCTACACGAGCACCGAGACCCACGAGGGCCTGTCCTGGGCGCTGGAGGGCTATCTCAACGACTTCGGCCTCGCGAAGATGGGCGAGGCGCTCTACGCGAAGACGAAGAAGGCCCGCTACAAGGAGGAGTCCGAATACTTCCTGCACCGCGCGCAGGGGTATGTCTCGCTCTTCGACGACAAGGCGGGCTTCTTCCAGGGCAAGGACGCGGCGGGGAAGTGGCGCGTCGACTCCGATAAGTACGACCCCCGGATCTGGGGCAACGACTACACCGAGACCAACGGCTGGGGCTACGCCTTCACCGCGCCCCAGGACAGCCGGGGCCTGGCCAACCTCTACGGCGGCCGGGCGGGCCTGGCCAAGAAGCTGGACACCTACTTCTCCACACCGGAGACCGCCTCCCCCGAGTTCGTCGGCTCCTACGGCGGCGTCATCCACGAGATGACCGAGGCGCGGGACGTCCGCATGGGCATGTACGGCCACAGCAACCAGGTCGCCCACCATGTGACGTACATGTACGACGCGGCCGGCCAGCCGTGGAAGACCCAGGAAAAGGTGCGCGAGGTGCTCTCCCGCCTCTACACCGGCAGCGAGATCGGCCAGGGCTACCACGGCGACGAGGACAACGGCGAGCAGTCCGCCTGGTACATCTTCAGCTCGCTCGGCTTCTATCCGCTGGTGATGGGCGGTTCGGAGTACGCGGTCGGCTCGCCGCAGTTCACCAAGGCCACGGTGCACCTGGAGAACGGCCGCGACCTCGTCATCAAGGCCCCGCGCAACAGCCGGACGAACATCTACGTCCAGGGCCTGAAGGTGAACGGCACGGCATGGAACTCCACCGCCCTGCCGCACGAGATCCTCGCCCGGGGCGGCACGCTGGAGTTCACGATGGGCGCCAAGCCGTCGAAGTGGGGCACGGGGAAGAACGCGGCACCGTCCTCCATCACCCAGGACGACAAGGTGCCGACACCGCGCCACGACCTGACGGTGCCCAGCGGCGGCACGGCGCTGCTGGACAACACCTCGGGCACGGAGGCGACGTTCGAGTCCGTGGACCTGCCGGTCACGGAGGCGGGCCGCGCGGTCCAGTACACCCTGACCTCGTCGGACCGCGGCAAGGCGCCGACCGGGTGGGTGCTCCAGGGCTCGCGGGACGGCAAGGACTGGAAGGACCTGGACCGGAGGTCGGATGAGTCCTTCACATGGGACAAACAGACCCGTGTCTTCTCGGTGCGCACGCCCGGGACGTATGAGCACTACCGGTTGGTGGCGAACGGCAAGGCGACGCTGGCGGAGGTGGAGCTGCTGAGCTGA
- the ngcE gene encoding N-acetylglucosamine/diacetylchitobiose ABC transporter substrate-binding protein: MGFSSEVGRRDLIKRSAALGLITVPAMSALSACASGGDDDSKKVDKGKKSAKNPLAVNESAALDVVIFDGGFGQQYAKDAEAEYAAAFPKTKGKIKHAATQKIQTVLQPRFNGGTPPDLVDNSGAEQMDMGTLVGKNQLTDLTPLLDAPSLDDPNKTVRETLRPGVVEMGQFDGKPVWILYYAYTVYGVWYSKTNLAKLDVEYPETWDDMLKVCEKAKKKGIAGWTYPGKFPYYLPFSLYPFIAKIGGREVLDSIDNLEPNAWKHPAVKAAFEAYYELYKKGYILKGTPGLSHIESQTAWNEGKALFIPNGSWVENEAKKTTPDDFQMAVSAPSSLDKSDKLPFGTLWASGGEPFIVPKSAKNPEGGMELLRIMLGEKSTKNFIKQVSSLSSLNGGTDGLDLPPGLASAQEALTKAGKNVVNPRLQDWYVTLQKQQIGVGALGEMMAGRMTPAETIKKCQKFADDTAKDDAVKKYKHV; the protein is encoded by the coding sequence ATGGGATTCTCCTCAGAGGTGGGCCGTCGTGACCTGATCAAGCGCTCAGCGGCACTCGGATTGATCACCGTGCCGGCGATGAGCGCGCTGTCCGCCTGCGCCAGCGGCGGCGATGACGACTCCAAGAAGGTCGACAAGGGCAAGAAGAGCGCCAAGAACCCCCTGGCGGTGAACGAGAGCGCCGCGCTCGACGTGGTCATCTTCGACGGCGGCTTCGGGCAGCAGTACGCCAAGGACGCCGAGGCGGAGTACGCCGCGGCCTTCCCGAAGACCAAGGGCAAGATCAAGCACGCCGCCACCCAGAAGATCCAGACCGTGCTCCAGCCGCGCTTCAACGGCGGCACCCCGCCCGACCTCGTCGACAACTCCGGCGCCGAGCAGATGGACATGGGCACCCTGGTCGGCAAGAACCAGCTGACCGACCTCACCCCGCTGCTGGACGCCCCTTCCCTGGACGACCCGAACAAGACGGTGCGCGAGACCCTGCGCCCCGGTGTCGTGGAGATGGGCCAGTTCGACGGCAAGCCGGTGTGGATCCTCTACTACGCCTACACCGTCTACGGCGTCTGGTACTCCAAGACCAATCTCGCCAAGCTCGACGTGGAGTACCCCGAGACCTGGGACGACATGCTCAAGGTCTGCGAGAAGGCCAAGAAGAAGGGGATCGCGGGCTGGACCTACCCCGGCAAGTTCCCGTACTACCTGCCGTTCAGCCTCTACCCCTTCATCGCCAAGATCGGCGGCCGGGAGGTCCTGGACTCGATCGACAACCTGGAGCCGAACGCCTGGAAGCACCCGGCCGTCAAGGCCGCCTTCGAGGCCTACTACGAGCTCTACAAGAAGGGGTACATCCTCAAGGGCACCCCCGGTCTCTCCCACATCGAGTCCCAGACCGCGTGGAACGAGGGCAAGGCGCTGTTCATCCCCAACGGCTCCTGGGTGGAGAACGAGGCGAAGAAGACCACGCCGGACGACTTCCAGATGGCGGTGAGCGCGCCCTCCAGCCTCGACAAGAGCGACAAGCTGCCGTTCGGCACCCTCTGGGCCTCCGGCGGCGAGCCCTTCATCGTCCCGAAGTCGGCCAAGAACCCCGAGGGCGGCATGGAGCTGCTGCGGATCATGCTCGGTGAGAAGTCCACCAAGAACTTCATCAAGCAGGTCTCCTCGCTCTCCTCCCTCAACGGCGGCACCGACGGCCTCGACCTGCCGCCGGGCCTGGCGTCCGCGCAGGAGGCGCTGACCAAGGCGGGCAAGAACGTGGTCAACCCGCGGCTCCAGGACTGGTACGTGACGCTTCAGAAGCAGCAGATCGGCGTCGGCGCGCTCGGCGAGATGATGGCGGGCCGGATGACCCCCGCCGAGACCATCAAGAAGTGTCAGAAGTTCGCCGATGACACGGCGAAGGACGACGCGGTCAAGAAGTACAAGCACGTCTGA
- a CDS encoding carbohydrate ABC transporter permease, translated as MQHGKYRFIAGFLALPVILYAVFVISPFVQAIYYSFTDWTGLSSDFEMVGFKNYDWLLHDDIFWKAVGHNVLLLLVVPLVTLGLGLFFAFMLNVGGRGRKNAAVSGVRGSSLYKVIYFFPQVLSIAIVALLFQFTYNPRNGAINAFLGGIGLDALQQQWLADPKLALWCLMAVMVWSNVGFYVVLFSAGMSSIPKDFYEAALLDGANRVKTFFKITLPLLWDTVQTGWIYMGIIALDAFAVVQIMTVGPGGPADSTQVMGYYVYTKTFHDGQAGRATTIGVAMLIVTLVFAVIVTRLGRRERLEY; from the coding sequence ATGCAGCATGGGAAGTACCGGTTCATCGCGGGGTTCCTGGCCCTGCCGGTGATTCTTTACGCGGTCTTCGTGATCTCGCCATTCGTCCAGGCCATCTACTACTCGTTCACCGACTGGACCGGTCTGAGCTCCGACTTCGAAATGGTCGGGTTCAAGAACTACGACTGGCTGCTGCACGACGACATCTTCTGGAAAGCGGTCGGACACAATGTCCTGCTGTTGCTGGTGGTGCCGCTGGTGACGCTCGGCCTCGGGCTCTTCTTCGCCTTCATGCTCAATGTGGGCGGCCGGGGCAGGAAGAACGCGGCCGTCTCCGGGGTGCGCGGGTCGAGCCTTTACAAGGTGATCTATTTCTTTCCGCAGGTGCTGTCGATCGCGATCGTCGCCCTGCTGTTCCAGTTCACCTACAACCCGCGCAACGGCGCGATCAACGCCTTCCTCGGCGGCATCGGCCTGGACGCGCTCCAGCAGCAGTGGCTGGCCGATCCGAAGCTCGCGCTGTGGTGCCTGATGGCGGTCATGGTCTGGAGCAACGTCGGCTTCTACGTCGTCCTCTTCTCCGCCGGGATGAGCTCCATCCCGAAGGACTTCTACGAGGCGGCGCTGCTGGACGGGGCCAACCGGGTCAAAACCTTCTTCAAGATCACTCTGCCGCTGCTGTGGGACACGGTCCAGACCGGCTGGATCTATATGGGCATCATCGCGCTCGACGCCTTCGCCGTGGTGCAGATCATGACCGTCGGGCCGGGCGGTCCCGCCGACTCCACCCAGGTCATGGGCTACTACGTCTACACCAAGACCTTCCACGACGGGCAGGCCGGACGGGCCACCACGATCGGCGTCGCGATGCTCATCGTCACCTTGGTCTTCGCGGTCATCGTGACCAGGCTCGGCCGGCGCGAACGGCTGGAGTACTGA
- a CDS encoding carbohydrate ABC transporter permease — protein sequence MGSEGRVLNVFSHGILVIWGLLVTLPLLWAVMSSLKTDKQIFTSPWGLPSALHFDNWSRAWSKSNIGDFFLNTILVVGCSLIGTMLLGSMAAYILARFEFPGKRFIYFMFVGGMSFPIILALVPLFFVMKNMSLLNTFHGLILVYIAYSLPFTVFFLTSFFKTLPSSVAEAALIDGASHTRTFFQVMLPMAKPGLISVGIFNFLGQWNQYMLPTVLNTDEDKRVLTQGLVQLAASQQYKGDWSALFAGLVLAMLPVLAVYILFQRQVQAGLTAGALK from the coding sequence ATCGGCAGCGAGGGCCGGGTCCTCAACGTCTTCTCGCACGGCATCCTGGTGATCTGGGGGCTGCTGGTCACGCTGCCGCTGCTGTGGGCGGTGATGAGCTCCCTCAAGACCGACAAGCAGATCTTCACCTCGCCCTGGGGACTGCCCTCCGCCCTGCACTTCGACAACTGGTCCCGGGCCTGGAGCAAGTCGAACATCGGCGACTTCTTCCTCAACACGATCCTGGTGGTGGGCTGCTCCCTCATCGGCACGATGCTGCTGGGCTCGATGGCGGCGTACATCCTGGCCCGGTTCGAATTCCCGGGAAAGCGGTTCATCTATTTCATGTTCGTCGGCGGGATGAGCTTTCCGATCATCCTGGCGCTGGTGCCGTTGTTCTTCGTGATGAAGAACATGAGCCTGCTCAACACCTTCCATGGGCTCATTCTGGTCTATATCGCCTATTCGCTGCCGTTCACGGTCTTCTTCCTGACCTCGTTCTTCAAGACGCTGCCGTCCTCGGTGGCGGAGGCGGCCCTGATCGACGGGGCCTCCCACACCCGTACGTTCTTCCAGGTCATGCTGCCGATGGCGAAGCCCGGACTGATCAGCGTGGGGATCTTCAACTTTCTCGGCCAGTGGAATCAGTACATGCTGCCCACGGTCCTCAACACCGACGAGGACAAGCGTGTGCTCACCCAGGGGCTGGTGCAGCTCGCGGCCAGTCAGCAGTACAAGGGCGACTGGTCCGCGCTGTTCGCCGGTCTGGTGCTGGCGATGCTGCCGGTCCTGGCCGTCTACATCCTCTTCCAGCGACAGGTCCAGGCGGGCCTGACCGCGGGGGCGCTCAAGTAG
- a CDS encoding ROK family transcriptional regulator, producing the protein METPGSQSSLHRANLERVVRAVRMAGSLTQAEIARSTGLSAATVSNIVRELKDGGTVEVTPTSAGGRRARSVSLSGDAGIVVGVDFGHTHLRVAIGNLAHQVLAEEAEPLDVDASSSQGLDRAEQLVSRLITASGLSQDKVVGVGLGVPAPIDVETGTLGSTAILPGWAGTNPRDDLAQRLGVPVHVDNDANLGALGELVWGSGRGVGDLAYIKVADGVGAGLVISGKIYRGPGGTAGEIGHITLDESGPVCRCGNRGCLETFTAARYVLPLLHSSHGADLTVERMVQLAREGDPGCRRVIADVGRHIGSGVANLCNLINPSRMVLGGHLAEAGELVLGPIRESVARYAIPSAAQQLSVMPGALGGRAEVLGALALVLSEMGDSTLLDGALSAGTPALT; encoded by the coding sequence GTGGAGACTCCGGGATCGCAGTCGTCGCTGCACCGGGCCAATCTCGAGCGGGTGGTCCGTGCGGTGCGCATGGCGGGCTCGCTGACCCAGGCGGAGATCGCCCGGTCCACCGGGCTGTCCGCCGCCACCGTCTCCAACATCGTGCGTGAGCTCAAGGACGGCGGGACGGTCGAGGTCACCCCCACCTCGGCGGGCGGCCGCCGGGCGCGCAGCGTCTCGCTCAGCGGGGACGCGGGCATCGTCGTCGGCGTGGACTTCGGCCATACGCATCTGCGCGTCGCCATCGGCAACCTCGCCCATCAGGTGCTGGCCGAGGAGGCCGAGCCGCTGGATGTGGACGCCTCCTCCTCGCAGGGGCTGGACCGGGCGGAGCAGCTGGTCAGCAGGCTGATCACGGCCAGCGGCCTGAGCCAGGACAAGGTGGTCGGCGTCGGTCTGGGCGTGCCCGCCCCGATCGATGTGGAGACCGGCACGCTGGGCTCGACCGCGATCCTGCCGGGCTGGGCGGGCACCAATCCGCGCGACGACCTGGCCCAGCGGCTCGGGGTGCCGGTGCATGTGGACAACGACGCCAACCTCGGCGCGCTCGGCGAGCTGGTCTGGGGGTCCGGGCGCGGGGTCGGCGACCTCGCGTACATCAAGGTCGCCGACGGTGTCGGCGCCGGGCTGGTGATCAGCGGGAAGATCTACCGCGGCCCCGGCGGCACGGCGGGCGAGATCGGCCACATCACCCTCGACGAGTCGGGACCGGTGTGCCGCTGTGGCAACCGCGGCTGTCTGGAGACCTTCACCGCGGCCCGGTATGTGCTGCCGCTGCTGCATTCCAGCCATGGCGCGGATCTCACCGTGGAGCGCATGGTGCAGCTGGCCCGCGAGGGCGATCCGGGCTGCCGGCGGGTGATCGCGGACGTCGGCCGGCACATCGGCAGCGGGGTGGCCAACCTCTGCAATCTGATCAACCCCAGCCGGATGGTGCTGGGCGGCCATCTCGCCGAGGCGGGGGAGCTGGTGCTGGGCCCGATCCGGGAGTCGGTCGCGCGGTACGCGATCCCCAGCGCGGCCCAGCAGCTGTCGGTGATGCCCGGGGCGCTCGGCGGCCGGGCCGAGGTGCTGGGCGCACTCGCGCTGGTGCTCAGCGAGATGGGGGATTCGACGCTGCTGGACGGGGCGCTCTCGGCGGGGACTCCGGCCCTCACCTGA
- a CDS encoding substrate-binding domain-containing protein, with the protein MNATMRRVALAASVVSMTVALAACGSAKEAGDNKSDEKKKTGPLTIGLLLPEDQTARYENFDRPFVTEKVKAICADCKIVYVNAKSDPSLQQQQVDSMITKKVDAIILDSVDSKSIASSVRKADEAGIPVVAYDRLAEGPVSAYTSFDNETVGKVQGQALLKALGSKAKSGKIVMLNGWEADPNAAMFKKGALSVLKGKVNIGKSYDVDRWLADKANEAMTGAISSLGKDNIVGVYSANDSMAGGAITALKSGGVDPLPPVTGQDAEIEGVRRVVSGEQYMSVYKSYLDEATAAAEMAVALGRGEKVNESNTVDSPTTKDIPATLITPVSLTKENIKDTVIKDGIYKVDQICTAKYKAACEEAGLLK; encoded by the coding sequence ATGAACGCAACGATGCGTCGCGTCGCCCTCGCCGCTTCTGTCGTCTCCATGACTGTCGCCCTCGCCGCATGTGGTTCGGCGAAGGAGGCCGGCGACAACAAGTCGGATGAGAAGAAGAAGACCGGTCCGCTCACCATCGGGCTGCTACTGCCCGAGGACCAGACGGCGAGATACGAGAATTTCGACCGGCCTTTCGTCACCGAGAAGGTCAAGGCGATCTGTGCGGACTGCAAGATCGTTTACGTCAACGCCAAGTCGGACCCCTCGCTCCAGCAGCAGCAGGTCGACTCGATGATCACCAAGAAGGTTGACGCGATCATCCTCGACTCGGTGGACTCCAAGTCGATCGCCAGCTCGGTCCGGAAGGCCGACGAGGCCGGTATCCCGGTGGTCGCCTACGACCGGCTCGCCGAGGGCCCGGTCTCCGCCTACACCTCGTTCGACAACGAGACGGTCGGCAAGGTCCAGGGCCAGGCGCTGCTCAAGGCGCTGGGCAGCAAGGCCAAGAGCGGCAAGATCGTCATGCTCAACGGCTGGGAGGCCGACCCCAACGCCGCCATGTTCAAGAAGGGCGCCCTCTCCGTGCTGAAGGGCAAGGTGAACATCGGCAAGTCCTACGACGTGGACCGCTGGCTGGCGGACAAGGCCAACGAGGCCATGACGGGCGCCATTTCCTCGCTCGGCAAGGACAACATCGTCGGCGTCTACTCGGCCAACGACAGCATGGCGGGCGGCGCGATCACCGCGCTCAAGAGCGGCGGCGTCGACCCGCTGCCCCCGGTCACCGGCCAGGACGCCGAAATCGAGGGCGTGCGCCGGGTGGTCTCCGGTGAGCAGTACATGAGCGTCTACAAGTCCTACCTGGACGAGGCCACCGCCGCCGCGGAGATGGCCGTCGCGCTCGGCCGCGGGGAGAAGGTCAACGAGTCCAACACGGTCGACAGCCCCACCACCAAGGACATCCCGGCGACGCTGATCACTCCGGTCTCGCTGACCAAGGAGAACATCAAGGACACCGTCATCAAGGACGGGATCTACAAGGTCGACCAGATCTGCACCGCCAAGTACAAGGCGGCGTGCGAAGAGGCCGGTCTCCTGAAGTAG